In a single window of the Drosophila albomicans strain 15112-1751.03 chromosome 3, ASM965048v2, whole genome shotgun sequence genome:
- the LOC117566391 gene encoding LOW QUALITY PROTEIN: gustatory receptor for sugar taste 64b (The sequence of the model RefSeq protein was modified relative to this genomic sequence to represent the inferred CDS: inserted 2 bases in 1 codon) has translation MAGRQVPQLALNCSKYLLLNCKKTTTPPSSSCFIHNCQLVASTRFTHSSVLTMPQGEAFYRAVSQVLFISQIYGLLPVNNIRSLDDENIKFRWLSPRTFYSAIILLLNCCEFGTVLNYVVEVGINFHXSSSLALYIVCLLEHVFFWKLAINWQRIMKHWHRVEQLFLSIPYRFYDEYKMKRRINIVVGLIMSSALIEHFLLLANSFHLSNLERTQCNINVSYLEGVYKWERPHLYIILPYKIWLLPFLEWINETIAYPRSFTDCFIMCIGIGLAARFHQLHRRIAAVHKKIMPAVFWTEVRQHYLALKRLVRLLDAAIAPLVLLAFGNNMSFICFQLFNSFKNIGVDTIVMVAFWYSLIFAVVRTTLTIFVTASINDYELKIITALRDVPSKAWTTEVQRFSEQLGNDMTALSGNGFFYLTRQLVLAMGTTIITYELMISDVINQGSIRQRTVYC, from the exons ATGGCCGGCCGACAGGTGCCGCAATTAGCCTTAAATTGTAGTAAATACTTGCTGCTGAATTGTAAAAAAACAACCACGcccccatcatcatcatgctTCATACACAACTGTCAACTTGTCGCAAGCACACGCTTCACTCATAGTTCAGTTTTGACCATGCCACAAGGCGAAGCTTTCTATCGCGCTGTTTCGCAAG TACTTTTTATCTCACAAATCTATGGTCTGCTGCCTGTGAATAACATTCGTTCGCTCGATGACGAGAATATCAAATTTCGCTGGCTTAGTCCACGCACGTTTTACTCGGCCATCATTTTGTTGCTCAATTGTTGCGAATTTGGCACAGTTTTAAACTATGTCGTTGAGGTGGGCATTAATTTTCA CTCTAGTAGCTTGGCTCTTTATATTGTGTGTCTGCTGGAGCATGTGTTCTTCTGGAAATTGGCCATCAATTGGCAACGCATAATGAAGCATTGGCATCGCGTGGAGCAGCTCTTTCTAAGTATACCTTATCGCTTCTATGATGAATACAAAATGAAGCGACGCATTAACATTGTGGTGGGTCTCATTATGTCATCTGCTTTGA TTGAACACTTTTTGCTGCTGGCCAATTCTTTTCACTTGAGCAATCTGGAACGCACACAGTGCAACATTAATGTGAGCTACTTGGAAGGCGTTTACAAGTGGGAGAGGCCGCATCTCTACATTATCTTGCCCTACAAGATCTGGCTGCTGCCTTTCCTGGAG TGGATCAACGAGACTATTGCATATCCTCGCTCTTTTACTGACTGCTTTATCATGTGCATTGGCATCGGCCTCGCTGCACGTTTCCATCAGCTGCATCGTCGCATTGCCGCCGTGCACAAGAAAATAATGCCTGCGGTCTTTTGGACAGAAGTGCGACAACATTACTTGGCTCTGAAGCGTCTGGTGCGTCTTCTAGATGCAGCAATTGCGCCACTTGTGCTGCTCGCCTTTGGCAATAACATGTCCTTCATCTGCTTTCAGCTATTCAACAGTTTCAA AAACATTGGCGTGGATACCATTGTCATGGTTGCCTTTTGGTACTCGCTCATCTTTGCTGTTGTACGCACCACTTTGACCATTTTTGTCACGGCTTCCATCAATGATTACGAACTCAAAATAATTACTGCGCTGCGCGATGTGCCCTCCAAGGCGTGGACCACAGAG GTGCAACGCTTTAGCGAACAACTGGGCAATGATATGACTGCGCTCTCTGGCAATGGTTTCTTTTATCTAACTCGTCAACTAGTGCTTGCT
- the LOC117566392 gene encoding gustatory receptor for sugar taste 61a, protein MRQAASTEFFQPNFNILRQLRLKRRQQRALAAHKVRCKDNAKDLEELDTFHRAIRPYLCLARIFGMMPLANVMSPHAKEVKFHLRSTGMCFSALFLLLGGIKTMRIAAKIYQGGINSRSLVSLVFYIMGLIICLNFISFARCWHRLIVPWNEIDIIMLFPPYAPTKISLRVKLFITGCVFGCLTLIEHGLYYASAYTNYHMHMLHCQPNVTEILFSGYMKREFADIFEMLPYNPLFIFYAFFLTGTFSFISNFLDTFIILISMGLAQRFKQFSQRVLKLKNRQVPDALWHELRQHHILLCELMDLVDTNMSSIVLFSCLNNIYFICNRLLTIFTKLRYPVNYAFFWFSLLFLLGRTCAVFLYASRIHEFSELPLEVLYMVPSDNWTEEVQRFTHQINNQFIALSGYRLYYLTRKSFFGMMSTLVYYEFMLLQLDAKDQKGDLPALCA, encoded by the exons ATGCGGCAAGCTGCAAGTACAGAATTCTTTCAGCcgaatttcaacattttgcgGCAACTTCGACTAAAGCGGCGCCAGCAACGAGCTCTGGCAGCTCACAAAGTGCGTTGCAAGGACAATGCCAAGGATCTGGAGGAGTTGGACACATTTCATCGTGCAATAAGACCTT ATCTTTGCTTGGCGCGTATCTTTGGCATGATGCCGTTGGCAAATGTGATGAGTCCTCATGCCAAGGAAGTGAAATTTCATCTACGTTCCACAGGAATGTGTTTCTCAGCGCTTTTTCTACTGCTTGGAGGAATAAAAACCATGCGAATTGCAGCCAAGATCTATCAAGGTGGCATCAATAGCAGAAGTTTGg TTAGCTTGGTTTTCTACATCATGGGCTTGATAATCTGcttgaattttatttcttttgctcGTTGTTGGCATCGTCTAATTGTACCCTGGAATGAGATTGATATCATCATGTTGTTTCCTCCCTATGCGCCGACTAAAATAAGTTTGCGAGTTAAACTTTTTATTACTGGTTGTGTGTTTGGCTGCCTGACTTTAA TTGAGCATGGCTTGTATTATGCCTCAGCTTATACCAATTATCATATGCATATGTTGCATTGTCAGCCGAATGTTACAGAGATTCTATTCAGTGGTTATATGAAGCGCGAGTTTGCGGACATATTTGAAATGCTGCCCTATAATCCTCTTTTTATATTCTATGCTTTC tttctGACTGGCACCTTCAGTTTTATTTCCAATTTCTTGGACACTTTTATTATACTTATCAGCATGGGATTGGCTCAGCGATTTAAGCAGTTTTCACAGAGAGTGTTGAAGCTTAAAAATCGA CAAGTTCCTGATGCCTTGTGGCATGAATTGCGTCAGCATCATATTCTGCTTTGCGAGCTGATGGATTTAGTTGACACGAATATGTCGAGTATTGTGCTCTTTTCCTGCTTGAACAACATTTACTTTATATGCAATCGTTTGCTTACTATATTCAC CAAATTGCGTTATCCAGTGAATTATGCATTCTTCTGGTTTAGTTTATTGTTCTTATTGGGTCGCACTTGTGCCGTCTTTTTGTATGCTTCACGCATACACGAGTTCTCGGAGCTGCCTCTGGAGGTGCTTTATATGGTGCCCAGCGACAACTGGACTGAGGAGGTGCAACGATTCACACATCAAATCAACAATCAGTTCATTGCACTCTCAGGATATCGACTTTATTATCTCACACGCAAGAGTTTCTTTGGT ATGATGTCCACACTGGTTTACTACGAGTTTATGCTATTGCAATTGGATGCCAAGGATCAAAAGGGAGATCTGCCGGCGTTATGTGcataa
- the LOC117571716 gene encoding gustatory receptor for sugar taste 64a, protein MTGDMEGHSGWKLRHIFNRKVKQADEVSTKPTDDTDFDFNIINNEKPTDYAQLETFHRAVYPVMLLAQCFSLMPLTNIWQPNPRCMRFKFKSLQMLVTIIFMVVTSVLLVSMLKHLFKIGITAKNFVGPVFFTFVECACILFIDLARKWPALMRHWTRLELIFNKPPYEILATNLMQRVRLPAVIIIICSIIEHSLYQASAIVNFEQRIIICAQAHNTTADTSFDNYILHNYEYVFQVMPYHRITAVYILLVNGTCTFIWNYMDLFIMMVSKGLAYRFEQISTRIRKLEHEEHISESTFIEIREHYVRMCELLERVDNALSSIILLSCVNNLYFVCCQLLNIFNKLRWPISYVYFWYSTLYLVARTACVFLTAATINDESRSALGVLRRVSTRNWCVEVERLIFQMSTQTVALSGKKFYFLTRRLLFGMAGTIVTYELVLLQFDEPNRRKGLLPLCG, encoded by the exons ATGACCGGCGACATGGAAGGACACTCTGGCTGGAAATTGCGGCACATTTTCAATCGCAAGGTGAAGCAGGCGGACGAAGTTTCAACCAAACCCACAGATGACACTGACTTTGACttcaacatcatcaacaatgAGAAGCCCACGGATTATGCTCAGTTAGAGACATTTCATAGAGCTGTATATCCAG TCATGTTACTAGCGCAATGCTTTTCACTCATGCCTTTAACCAACATTTGGCAACCGAATCCACGTTGCATGagatttaaattcaaatcgcTGCAAATGCTTGTCACCATTATCTTTATGGTGGTCACTTCTGTTTTACTTGTCAGCATGCTCAAGCATTTATTCAAGATTGGCATTACAGCTAAGAATTTTG TGGGTCCTGTTTTCTTCACCTTTGTAGAATGCGCTTGTATTTTGTTCATTGATTTGGCTCGTAAGTGGCCTGCTTTGATGCGTCACTGGACACGCTTGGAACTGATCTTCAACAAGCCACCTTATGAGATCCTGGCCACGAACTTGATGCAACGCGTGCGTCTGCCTGctgttataataattatatgttCTATAA TTGAACATTCTTTGTACCAAGCCTCTGCAATTGTGAATTTCGAGCAACGCATTATAATCTGTGCACAAGCTCATAACACAACTGCGGATACGTCATTCGACAACTACATACTGCACAACTATGAATATGTGTTCCAGGTGATGCCTTATCATCGCATCACAGCTGTCTATATATTG CTCGTTAATGGCACCTGCACTTTCATTTGGAACTACATGGATCTCTTTATCATGATGGTTAGCAAAGGCTTGGCCTATCGCTTCGAACAGATCTCCACGCGCATTCGCAAGCTGGAGCACGAAGAACACATCTCGGAGTCCACATTCATCGAGATTCGCGAGCATTATGTGCGCATGTGTGAGTTGCTGGAGCGTGTGGATAATGCGCTGTCCAGCATCATTTTATTATCCTGCGTGAATAACTTGTACTTTGTCTGCTGTCAGCTGCTTAACATATTCAA CAAACTTCGCTGGCCCATTAGCTATGTGTACTTCTGGTACTCCACACTTTATTTGGTGGCACGCACCGCCTGCGTCTTTCTTACGGCAGCCACCATCAATGATGAGTCAAGGAGTGCACTCGGAGTATTGAGGCGAGTGTCCACTCGCAACTGGTGCGTAGAGGTGGAGCGATTGATATTTCAAATGTCCACACAAACTGTCGCTTTGTCGGGCAAGAAATTCTATTTTCTCACTCGTCGTTTACTTTTTGGT ATGGCTGGCACAATAGTCACCTATGAGCTGGTGTTGCTGCAATTCGATGAACCGAATCGTCGCAAAGGATTGTTGCCCTTGTGCGGGTGA
- the LOC117566387 gene encoding centrosomal protein cep290 → MEIPDTVSVRRFREFSPRQKHELYETLLELSETLEELPKRSLRKTLELTLAVLEYKGELAQKLESSGERRVHDENEKLKRMVQKLEDERDNLKQKTKELSEEINRQQQQLREAALQAEASDKDSSDPLSELDKQEQLLHNIDTKNKHIKRLLREIDSLQNQNIVQSKTIALNEQELQQIKTRLVQISQDITQVEQERKSLQQTMQQQSLEVTRLEGNVTFLEDEREKQELEMRQFLEKHETQALSWRTSLEQKEQELQQLRKQLEHNKITGHNLMLSSASSSQIQMDEEQTRLRHLLELREQRIETLEAKLKSVADEMASSTKLMNQLSLQRETSLNPQKPRACCQLIEERLRAANARAQQLAELLDSTEQDNVLKAKQALHSLTALESYKRGEDGLVPALRRCAGLEQKLSDREKQLRSYTQELNAMHELAQENEVLRRRLNIPDDVVVLSKQVRAKQRNKDKQIERLTLKLRTSEELRLQLKLEKSELRRKLLERQPLQAESLHHQQQQPSEMGEVPSSAPLENSPRRGQGDGAASSELQTKYEDVLAENETLRMGMYEILEKMREYDATSDHITIDSELLRRLIDALPGGAATPQRLQSQLQELKAREEALCQLLQQNVSESETGELSSVHSMRDVSEMPDEQLESSSNVIDTATRPTTPNELNEALQLPIISENGEREAEQQARPSSAELGELVILRKHYEEMRLHMAADGDELTRYNLELHEQQMSLERQLQEQSSSYGYMRADYDQLLTQLKQQELRYIQDIAGIQKQLEQQKSQLAAKTEQLSMLQRTQPCTAEERQQLEQRNARLSMQLAQAIEQLLGELKLQDICADYGIIEDNYQLSYVTAQEFEQQRQELATWRHQQAELQRENKQLEGLLQVANGQIQSQQKLLNEITDNHINLRHLVADLQSSSGDKLLMAKMQRDLDAAKAETVRLELAHKDVQQHVAQLETQLQAAEQLATETQQQFQLERSSSDIKQKFLQRSLFTLKEKYAKFTPLIFLNNFVFAYQKFHKSQQQLPPQESSDNSTLVEQVLQAVQSKLSPHEENSQQLIKLIKSETQTKLLEQRCESLQLRQIELQQELSELRLQHATDSEHWQTIQALFGHTSAEETKESKVDVATNTIGAAPVPAMRRTAQLIDKQSSPIGSPSRRLSSQDMAIQTEQAAAVQLMETAVQTNGSQVEKQPQQQQQPQQPQQQQQQHQAVQTAQEQLTNDLELQQLKAALQAANVRIDELTQQLETSIPPPNPSSESDSQHSGVVEKTILSFHTLLLEKDQSIQKYQDLLQTEREQNQQLITKQSAENETLKATVNNLNFNIKTKDQEILELKSKLELQKTPDRVTVPSTDNSLNELTDERIEEMFEHSSTDRSPERQQEQEEVEQDLAVGEDEVAGEEEKQDTEELKELPTLHKQIKELKDKLIYCEQNLVTREEEVDILKEKLKLYQDREKCAESSSSNPELEQLRVFLEEKDKHIRDLMDTLKNFHDDQQRYINDTSNYSAEQIAKLAADLNRTEATNKIYHTQMEALRRQLTNVTQREKQARDLSQSLRQQLLKRPVVSIKTELNARVKNENLQKRIQQLELDLDESRAQLQRQQTLLEAKRTRSANEVGLWEKQKRWQQQAEKLKLKLDETELALEKTRTLLQAARTTIARLEKDKHMLENKLGRGGATGSANATASSGNHANALKCCRAPSCPNLQHVGAAKFTPSPSESPETYTTGPSSECSSPAHHQSQPSAGHHHSFYEQGQSELIEALKARIEMQQRKIIAMELEGRGTNALTTELEKLQERCQAIEAQNIRLEARNLQLQLDTDLLRQGDSSDRLHKRIKHLEDYILALKEEMARTESRRELCKCSGLKVNTHQGQSAEHTILSLRNLVEKLRSENKFLKDGRLSSESRSSTDSMPASAELTRLQQLHAEALEKISTLQQDLKQRSGSGKQPEELKYIKEQLQKKTQLLQKAKVLLTRAAAKEKMLREQISVWKRKCSELQNVPVIDEISE, encoded by the exons atggaGATACCGGATACAGTGTCGGTGCGAAGATTTCGCGAGTTCAGTCCACGACAGAAGCACGAGCTCTACGAGACGCTGCTCGAGCTGAGCGAAACGCTGGAGGAGCTGCCCAAGCGATCGCTGCGCAAGACGCTGGAACTCACGTTGGCTGTGCTGGAGTACAAAGGCGAGTTGGCACAGAAACTGGAGTCGAGTGGCGAGCGACGCGTCCACGATGAGAACGAGAAGCTGAAGCGCATGGTGCAAAAGCTAGAGGATGAACGCGACAATctgaaacagaaaacaaaggAG TTGAGTGAGGAGATTaatcgacaacagcagcagctgagggAGGCGGCGCTGCAGGCGGAGGCAAGTGACAAGGACTCCTCGGATCCTCTCTCTGAACTGGACAAGCAGGAGCAACTGCTGCATAACATCGACACCAAGAACAAGCACATCAAGCGGCTGCTGCGAGAAATTGAC TCGCTGCAAAACCAGAACATTGTGCAGTCCAAGACAATAGCGCTCAATGAGCAAGAGCTGCAGCAGATCAAGACGCGGCTCGTGCAGATCTCACAGGACATCACACAAGTGGAGCAGGAACGCAAATCTCTGCAGCAAACGATGCAGCAGCAGAGTCTAGAGGTGACACGCTTAGAAGGCAACGTCACTTTCCTCGAAGATGAACGCGAGAAGCAGGAGCTAGAGATGCGACAGTTTCTGGAGAAGCACGAAACGCAGGCGCTCAGCTGGCGAACGTCGCTGGAGCAAAAGGAACaggagctgcagcagctgcgcaaGCAACTGGAACATAATAAAATCACTGGCCACAATTTGATGTTGAGCAGCGCGAGCAGCAGCCAAATCCAGATGGATGAGGAGCAAACACGACTTCGTCAT TTGCTGGAACTGCGCGAGCAACGCATTGAAACGCTGGAGGCGAAGCTCAAATCGGTGGCTGATGAAATGGCCAGTTCTACGAAGCTAATGAATCAGTTGTCGCTGCAGCGGGAGACTTCATTGAATCCTCAAAAGCCACGCGCCTGCTGCCAGCTCATCGAGGAGCGTCTGCGTGCTGCCAATGCCAGAGCACAACAACTGGCCGAGCTGCTGGACAGCACCGAACAGGACAATGTGCTCAAAGCGAAGCAGGCGCTGCACTCGCTCACAGCTCTTGAATCCTACAAGCGTGGCGAGGACGGTCTTGTGCCTGCATTGCGTCGTTGCGCTGGCCTCGAGCAGAAGCTGAGCGACCGGGAGAAACAGCTGCGCAGCTACACACAAGAGCTGAATGCCATGCACGAACTGGCGCAGGAGAACGAAGTGCTGCGACGACGTCTCAACATTCCCGATGATGTTGTGGTGCTTTCGAAGCAAGTGCGCGCCAAGCAGCGCAACAAGGATAAACAGATCGAACGCCTGACGCTCAAGTTGCGCACTTCCGAAGAGCTGCGActgcagctgaagctggaaAAGAGCGAGCTGAG ACGCAAGTTGTTGGAGCGACAGCCACTGCAGGCGGAGTCActgcatcatcagcagcagcaaccgagTGAGATGGGTGAGGTTCCTTCGAGTGCGCCGCTGGAGAATTCCCCGCGGCGTGGGCAGGGCGATGGCGCCGCCAGCTCTGAGCTGCAAACCAAATACGAAGATGTGCTGGCCGAGAATGAAACGCTGCGCATGGGCATGTATGAAATCCTCGAGAAGATGCGAGAATACGATG CCACCTCGGATCACATTACCATCGACTCTGAGCTGTTGCGTCGCCTCATCGATGCACTGCCCGGCGGAGCAGCGACGCCGCAGCGTCTACAGAGTCAGCTGCAGGAGCTGAAGGCCCGGGAGGAGGCGCTTTGCCAACTGCTGCAGCAGAATGTCAGCGAGTCGGAGACGGGCGAATTGTCCTCGGTGCACAGCATGCGCGATGTATCCGAAATGCCCGACGAGCAGTTGGAGAGCAGCAGTAATGTCATCGACACGGCCACCAGGCCAACAACTCCCAATGAGCTAAATGAGGCACTACAGCTGCCCATCATCAGTGAGAACGGAGAACGGGAGGCGGAACAGCAAGCCAGGCCAAGTTCAGCGGAGCTTGGCGAGCTCGTCATACTGCGCAAGCACTATGAGGAGATGCGCCTGCACATGGCTGCTGATGGCGACGAGCTGACGCGCTACAATCTGGAGCTGCACGAGCAGCAGATGAGCCTGGAGCGGCAGCTGCAGGAGCAGAGCAGTTCCTATGGTTACATGCGTGCGGATTACGATCAATTGTTGACGCAGTTGAAGCAACAGGAGCTGCGTTATATTCAGGATATTGCAGGTATACAaaagcagctggagcagcaaaAATCCCAACTGGCTGCCAAGACGGAGCAACTGAGCATGCTTCAGCGAACGCAGCCTTGCACGGCGGAGGAGCGACAGCAGTTGGAGCAGCGTAATGCACGCTTGAGCATGCAGCTGGCACAGGCGATTGAGCAGCTTCTGGGCGAGCTGAAGCTGCAGGATATTTGTGCGGATTATGGCATCATTGAGGACAACTATCAGCTGAGCTATGTGACTGCACAGGAGTTTGAACAGCAGCGTCAGGAGTTGGCCACGTGGCGTCATCAGCAGGCGGAGTTGCAGCGGGAAAACAAGCAGCTGGAGGGGCTGCTTCAGGTGGCCAATGGACAGATACAGTCACAGCAGAAGCTACTCAACGAGATCACCGACAATCACATCAATCTGCGGCATCTGGTGGCTGATCTTCAGAGTAGCTCTGGCGACAAGCTGTTGATGGCCAAGATGCAGCGGGATCTGGATGCAG CTAAAGCGGAGACTGTGCGCTTGGAGCTGGCTCACAAGGATGTGCAGCAACATGTGGCGCAGCTGGAGACGCAACTGCAGGCAGCCGAACAGCTGGCGACGGAGACTCAACAACAGTTTCAGCTAGAACGCAGTAGCAGCGACATCAAGCAGAA ATTCCTGCAGCGTTCGCTATTCACGCTCAAGgagaaatatgccaaattcaCGCCTTTGATCTTCCTCAACAACTTTGTCTTCGCTTATCAAAAGTTCCACAAATCCCAACAGCAATTACCGCCACAAGAATCCAGCGACAACTCCACGCTTGTGGAGCAGGTGTTGCAAGCAGTGCAGAGTAAGTTGTCGCCACATGAGGAGAACTCACAGCAGCTCATCAAGTTGATTAAATCCGAGACGCAAACGAAGCTTCTCGAGCAGCGCTGCGAGAGTTTGCAGTTGAGGCAAATTGAGTTGCAGCAGGAGTTGAGTGAGCTGCGTCTGCAACATGCCACAGACTCTGAGCATTGGCAGACGATCCAAGCATTGTTTGGACATACGTCAGCGGAGGAGACTAAGGAGTCCAAGGTGGATGTGGCCACCAATACAATAGGCGCAGCTCCAGTTCCAGCAATGCGTCGCACTGCGCAGCTGATCGACAAGCAATCCTCTCCTATAGGTTCGCCTAGTAGAAGATTGTCCAGTCAGGACATGGCCATACAGACGGAGCAGGCAGCTGCAGTACAGCTCATGGAGACGGCAGTGCAGACCAATGGCAGCCAAGTGGAgaagcaaccacaacagcagcaacagccacaacagccacaacaacaacaacagcagcatcaagcTGTGCAGACAGCGCAGGAACAGCTCACAAATGATCTAGAGCTGCAACAGTTGAAAGCAGC TCTTCAGGCAGCCAACGTGCGCATCGATGAGCTAACGCAGCAACTGGAAACTTCCATTCCTCCTCCCAATCCATCCAGTGAATCCGACAGTCAGCACAGCGGCGTTGTGGAGAAAACAATTCTCTCCTTCCACACTCTACTCCTCGAGAAGGATcagtccatacaaaagtatcagGATCTGCTGCAAACGGAGAGagaacaaaatcaacaactgATCACCAAGCAATCCGCAGAGAATGAAACCCTAAAAGCCACAGTCAACAATCTCAACTTTAATATCAAGACCAAGGATCAGGAAATATTAGAGTTGAAGTCcaagctagagttgcaaaaGACACCGGATCGTGTAACCGTGCCTTCTACGGACAATTCTCTAAATGAATTGACGGATGAGAGAATCGAGGAAATGTTCGAGCACAGCTCAACCGATCGAAGTCCAGAGCGGCAACAGGAACAGGAAGAGGTGGAACAAGATTTGGCTGTAGGTGAAGATGAAGTGGCTGGCGAAGAGGAAAAGCAGGATACCGAAGAGCTCAAAGAGCTCCCCACGCTGCACAAGCAGATCAAGGAGCTTAAGGACAAGCTCATCTACTGCGAACAGAATCTAGTAACGCGTGAGGAGGAAGTGGATATCCTGAAGGAAAA ATTAAAGCTCTATCAGGATCGTGAAAAGTGCGcggaaagcagcagcagcaatcccGAGCTGGAGCAGTTGCGAGTCTTCCTGGAGGAGAAGGACAAGCACATACGTGATCTAATGGACACGCTCAAGAACTTCCAT GACGATCAGCAGCGTTACATCAACGACACCTCCAACTACTCAGCAGAGCAGATTGCAAAGCTGGCAGCCGATCTCAATCGCACCGAGGCCACCAACAAGATCTATCACACACAAATGGAGGCACTGCGTCGTCAGCTGACGAATGTCACGCAACGCGAGAAGCAAGCTCGAGATTTGAGTCAATCGCTGCGCCAACAGCTGCTTAAACGTCCCGTGGTGTCCATCAAAACCGAGCTGAATGCACGCGTCAAGAACGAGAACCTGCAGAAGCGCATACAGCAGCTGGAACTGGATCTGGATGAGTCAAGGGCGCAACTGCAACGTCAGCAGACGCTGCTAGAGGCGAAGCGGACGCGCAGCGCCAACGAAGTGGGACTATGGGAGAAGCAAAAGCGCTGGCAGCAGCAAGCGGAGAAGCTCAAGTTGAAGCTGGACGAGACCGAGCTGGCGCTGGAAAAGACTCGCACACTGCTCCAAGCGGCACGCACTACAATCGCGAGACTGGAGAAGGACAAGCATATGCTGGAGAACAAACTGGGCAGAGGAGGGGCGACTGGTTCAGCAAATGCAACAGCCTCAAGTGGCAATCATGCGAATGCGCTGAAATGCTGTCGTGCTCCGTCCTGTCCTAATCTGCAGCATGTGGGTGCGGCCAAGTTTACGCCTTCGCCCTCGGAGAGTCCCGAGACGTACACGACGGGTCCAAGCAGCGAGTGCAGCTCGCCGGCTCATCATCAATCGCAGCCAAGTGCGGGACATCATCACAGCTTCTATGAGCAGGGACAGTCAGAGTTGATTGAGGCTCTCAAGGCGCGCATTGAGATGCAGCAGCGAAAGATTATTGCCATGGAGCTGGAGGGACGAGGCACAAATGCGCTGACCACGGAGCTGGAGAAGCTGCAGGAACGTTGCCAGGCGATAGAGGCGCAGAATATACGATTGGAGGCACGCaatctgcagctgcagctggacaCGGATCTGCTACGTCAGGGCGACAGCAGCGATCGCTTACACAAGCGTATTAAGCACCTGGAAGA CTATATATTGGCACTCAAGGAGGAAATGGCGCGCACTGAATCCCGTCGAGAATTGTGCAAGTGCAGCGGGCTCAAGGTGAACACACATCAAGGACAATCCGCTGAGCACACGATTCTATCGCTGCGCAATCTCGTGGAGAAGCTGCGTTCGGAAAATAAGTTCCTCAAAGATGGCAGACTTTCCAGCGAGTCACGCAGCTCTACGGATTCGATGCCTGCGTCTGCGGAATTAACGCGACTGCAGCAACTTCATGCTGAGGCTTTGGAGAAGATTTCCACGCTGCAGCAAGATCTGAAGCAGCGCAGCGGAAGTGGCAAG CAACCGGAAGAGCTGAAGTATATCAAGGAGCAACTGCAGAAGAAAACGCAATTgttgcaaaaggcaaaagttttgttgaCACGCGCGGCTGCCAAGGAGAAAATGCTGCGCGAACAAATCTCGGTGTGGAAACGCAAATGCTCGGAATTGCAGAATGTGCCTGTCATCGATGAAATTAGTGAATAA